In a genomic window of Seriola aureovittata isolate HTS-2021-v1 ecotype China chromosome 11, ASM2101889v1, whole genome shotgun sequence:
- the LOC130177634 gene encoding trace amine-associated receptor 13c-like — MEGVELCFPQLNSSCRRLKRPHSDTLLINSVLSFTSLLTATLNLLVIISISHFKQLHTSTNLLLLSLAVSDFFVGFIMFFQIFFINGCWLFGDIMCLLYVVLDYLITSVSIVTMVLISIDRYLAICDPLHYPTKVTPKRVRICVSLCWICSLFFTTALMNENLKRPGRYNSCAGECILVFNFIEQFADFILTFIIPITFITVLYLRVFVVAVSQARAMRSHITAVTLQRSERVTAKKSEMKAARTLGVVVVVFLICLCPYFFFTLSGQDTLLHAPSAIFIMCLFYLNSCLNPIIYAFFYPWFRKSVKLIVTLQIMKPGSCETKIL, encoded by the exons atggagggagTTGAACTCTGCTTTCCACAACTCAACAGTTCCTGCAGGAGGCTGAAACGTCCTCACTCTGACACTTTGCTTATTAACAGTGTGCTGTCCTTCACCTCTTTGCTCACTGCGACTCTCAACCTGCTGgtcatcatctccatctcccACTTCAA GCAGCTCCACACCTccaccaacctcctcctcctctctctggctgtctcaGATTTTTTCGTGGGCTTCATCATGTTCTTTCAAATTTTCTTCATAAACGGTTGTTGGCTCTTTGGTGACATCATGTGTcttctgtatgttgttttaGACTACCTTATTACTTCTGTCTCCATAGTAACCATGGTGCTCATATCTATTGACCGCTATTTGGCTATTTGTGACCCCTTGCATTACCCCACCAAAGTCACTCCAAAAAGAGTTAGAatctgtgtttcactgtgttggATCTGTTCTCTCTTCTTTACCACTGCGCTGATGAACGAAAACCTGAAACGACCAGGCAGGTATAATTCCTGTGCTGGAGAGTGCATACTGGTCTTTAACTTTATTGAACAatttgcagattttattttaactttcatCATTCCAATAACATTCATCACAGTTCTGTATCTGAGAGTATTTGTGGTGGCTGTGTCTCAGGCTCGTGCCATGCGCTCTCACATTACAGCTGTCACACTCCAGCGTTCAGAGAGAGTAACTGCTAAGAAATCTGAGATGAAAGCAGCCAGGACTCTTGGTGTCGTTGTAGTTGTGTTTCTAATATGTCTCTGCccatatttctttttcacacTTTCAGGCCAGGACACTTTACTTCATGCTCCATCTGCTATCTTTATAATGTGCCTGTTCTACTTAAACTCCTGTTTAAACCCTATCATCTACGCCTTTTTCTATCCCTGGTTTAGAAAATCTGTTAAACTCATTGTTACACTTCAAATAATGAAGCCTGGCTCCTGTGAGACGAAGATATTGTGA
- the LOC130177635 gene encoding trace amine-associated receptor 4-like, with product MTEAMEGAELCFPLLLNSSCKKPEPPGSVTLLFYIVLSVISLLTVTLNLLVIISIAHFRKLHTPTNLLLLSLAVSDFLVGSLLIPVEILMTATCWMLGDVMCALYYMLPVIIITSSVANMVLISVDRYMAICDPLHYPTKVTLKVGTVKVLLCWSYSSINSVFLLYDNLKQPGRYNSCNGECVVNISGTADLVVGFILPITVIVVLYTRVFMVAVSQARAMKSHVASVSVKHLKIVKVKRSEMRAAKTLGILIVVFLICYSPYYCVSLSGQDILIGSSNEALMIFLMYFNSCLNPIIYALFYPWFKKATRIIVTFKILQSNSSEANIL from the exons atGACGGAGGCCATGGAGGGAGCTGAGCTCTGCTTTCCACTACTCCTCAACTCCTCCTGCAAGAAGCCAGAGCCTCCTGGCTCCGTCACTTTGCTCTTTTACATCGTGCTGTCCGTCATCTCTCTGCTCACCGTGACTCTCAACCTGCTGGTCATCATCTCCATCGCCCACTTCAG GAAGCTCCACACCCccaccaacctcctcctcctctccctggcTGTCTCAGATTTCCTTGTAGGCTCCTTGCTCATACCGGTCGAGATACTCATGACAGCAACCTGCTGGATGCTCGGCGACGTGATGTGTGCACTGTATTACATGTTACCTGTTATCATAATCACTTCCTCTGTAGCCAACATGGTGCTTATATCTGTTGATCGCTATATGGCTATTTGTGACCCTCTGCATTACCCCACCAAAGTCACTCTAAAAGTTGGCACAGTAAAAGTTCTCTTGTGTTGGAGTTATTCTAGTATAAATAGTGTTTTCCTTCTATATGACAACCTGAAGCAACCGGGCAGGTATAATTCCTGTAATGGGGAATGTGTGGTAAATATTTCAGGAACTGCTGATCTTGTTGTTGGTTTCATCCTCCCCATTACTGTCATCGTAGTTCTGTATACGAGAGTGTTCATGGTGGCAGTGTCTCAGGCTCGAGCCATGAAGTCCCACGTTGCATCTGTTTCTGTCAAGCATTTGAAGATCGTGAAAGTTAAGAGATCTGAGATGAGAGCAGCAAAGACACTCGGTATACTTATAGTTGTGTTTCTGATTTGTTACTCTCCATATTACTGTGTCTCCCTCTCAGGCCAGGACATCTTGATCGGCTCTTCAAATGAGGCCCTCATGATTTTTCTGATGTATTTTAATTCCTGTCTGAACCCCATCATCTACGCTCTTTTCTACCCCTGGTTTAAAAAAGCTACTCGAATCATTGTTACATTCAAGATACTGCAGAGTAACTCCTCTGAGGCCAACATACTGTGA